The region GAAATCTCCCCGCGGAAATCCCTCGTCCGCGTGCGTGAGTTCACGCAGGCCGAACTGGAGCACTTCGTCGACCCCGAGGAAGACGAGCCCCCTCTCGAATCGGTGGCGGACGTGACCCTGCCCCTCTACTCGGGCGAGTCACAGCAGGCCGACGACGGCGGCGTCGAACACCTGACTGTCCGCGACGCCGTCGACGGAGGCGTCATCACCAGCGACTGGGTCGCCTACTATCTGGGCGTCGCCCGCGACTGGTACGAGCGCATCGGTATCGACATGGAGCGGTTTCGATTCCGACAGCACCTGCCCGGCGAACTCGCTCACTACGCCTCGGACTGCTGGGACGCCGAAGCCGAAATCGACGGCGACTGGATAGAGATAACCGGCTTCGCCTACCGGGGCGACTACGACCTGCAGAAACACGCCGAGTACTCCGGGGACGACTACACCGTGTTCAAGCAGTACGACGAGCCGGTCACCGTCGAGCGGCCGACGGTCGACCCCGACATGAGCTATCTCGGGCCGGAGTTCGGCGGCGACGCCGGCGCCGTGGCTGACGCGCTGGAAGCCCTCGCCGAGCGGGAACCTGATGCCTTCGAGGGCGACGACGTGACCGTCGAGGTCGACGGCGAGGCCTACACCGTCCCGGTCGAAGCGACGAACTTCAGCGTCGAGGAGATGACCGAAAACGGCGAGCACATCACGCCCCACGTCGTCGAACCGTCCTTCGGCGTCGGGCGACTCATCTACACGGTGCTCGCTCACGCCTACCGTGCGGACGAGGTCGACGGCGAGGAGCGGACCTATCTCGAACTCCCGGCCGAACAGGCCCCGACGACGGTCGGCGTCTTCCCGCTGATGGACCGCGACGGACTGGGCGAGTACGCGGGCGAGCTCGCCGAAGGCCTCCGGCGGGCCGGCCACTCGGTCACCTACGACGACTCGGGCGCCATCGGTCGGCGCTACCGTCGGCAGGACGAGATCGGGACGCCGTACTGTGTCACCGTCGACTACGAATCCATCGGCGAACCG is a window of Halomicroarcula saliterrae DNA encoding:
- the glyS gene encoding glycine--tRNA ligase, whose amino-acid sequence is MNEGERLTELAKRRGFYFPAAGAYGGAAGFWTYGPQGAALKDNIEDAWRDRFVVQAGHQEISAPDVMPEPVFEASGHLDGFDDMIIECGECGATHRADHIVEDNTDIEEAESLPNEEVMDIIAEHDIPCPSCQASLADEPVDNFNLMFETNIGPGTSSPGYLRPETAQGIFVEFPQLSEYARNQLPFGVAQIGKAYRNEISPRKSLVRVREFTQAELEHFVDPEEDEPPLESVADVTLPLYSGESQQADDGGVEHLTVRDAVDGGVITSDWVAYYLGVARDWYERIGIDMERFRFRQHLPGELAHYASDCWDAEAEIDGDWIEITGFAYRGDYDLQKHAEYSGDDYTVFKQYDEPVTVERPTVDPDMSYLGPEFGGDAGAVADALEALAEREPDAFEGDDVTVEVDGEAYTVPVEATNFSVEEMTENGEHITPHVVEPSFGVGRLIYTVLAHAYRADEVDGEERTYLELPAEQAPTTVGVFPLMDRDGLGEYAGELAEGLRRAGHSVTYDDSGAIGRRYRRQDEIGTPYCVTVDYESIGEPADGDGESATDPRTDTVTLRERDTTAQKRVPIDGLAETLDGLIDGDIAFDDL